The Pyxicephalus adspersus chromosome 1, UCB_Pads_2.0, whole genome shotgun sequence sequence CAGGACGCGGAGCGATACACCATGTTATTCTCTTCTATAGTCCTCAAGTGTGACTATAGCACCTCTGCATTGATTCAGGATGTAGCTGTCACCTGGCGCTTCAAATCCTTCTGCAAAGACCCCATCTTTGAATATTATTCTGCCTGTATGTATTTATCTCAGAGacttatataaattgtatttattagcaTCTTCCTTATAGAGCTGTGATATGATAGGCTTCACTTTCATTCTACATCTCTGgactcttctctctctctcttacatGACACACATAATGTAAATTAACCCCTATTGTTAACATCCTCTCCTTTCTATAATACCTCTTCAATTTTTCCATGCATTCCATCTGCTTCCAATACCTGAATCCCCTCTCCCTACAATACTTTAACCATTTCTCCCTGCACCTCCTCTCCTACTTCTCCCTGCACCACTGTCACTGCAATACCTCTGCCACTGTTTTATTCATCGCATctccatacatttattttttctccctttttgcaCTCTTCTCTCTCTGCATTTCCtgcttttcataaaataaaatccacTTCCCCCTACTCTTTCTGCACTCTCCCACTTTTCCATTAATCCCATCTTAATGCATTTCCTCACCTCCTTTTTTTCTCACCTTCTTTCTTTGCAAAGCCTCTTTTACTTTTTATCAAATACCTATACCGCCTCTCCCTGCAATACCATTCCCACTTCTCCTTTCTCCTGCATTGCACCTGTaatacccttccctattttaCTGCACCTTTCCCTGCAAAACCACTCCTATTTTTCCCTCAATCCTGTAACACCCTTCCAGTTCCTCCAGGCCCCCCCCCTCCCTTTGCAATACCTCTCctacttttttctttaccttcTCAATCTGCTATGCCTACTATACTTTTCATAAAATGCCTTTCCCACTTCTCCCTGCAATACCATTCCCAATTCTCCTTTCTCCTGCATTGCACTTGGCAACACCCTTCCCTTCCCTAATGCACCTACTCCTCTGTAATACTATCCCATTTACCCCCCAGTCCATCTTCCTATAATACCCCTCCAATTTCTTCCTACAAGAAGAAATTGGAGTCTCACATTTCATTGAATTCCATTTCCCTACAACACCTTTTGCATGTTCCATGTGCTTCCTCTCCCATTTCGCCTGGACCCATTTGTGCAATaccttttccttttacttttttcctgcaCAGCTCTTCTTTTCCCCCATCCACTTTCACCTCTTCTTTCTCCCCTCCTAATGGCTCTATCATCTGGGAGGACTTCACACCCTCCATCTTCTATGCTGTCATTTTGATTGAGAACACTATTCCACCTTTGTTGTGTAGTGAAGAAGCTACAACTCTATCCAGGCGCAGAGAAAGCCTCATAGATTTGTTTGCTCTGACATTTTAATTAACTCATTTATCTCATATAGTGCCAAGACGGATGTCAGGATGAGTCACTGAGCAAGTAAACCTGAGCTTcaagtcattttaaataaaataaaaaaatgttgctaaattATAAAATGGAGACCATAAGCTGATCACTGAATCTGTAATTACTActaaggctttatttttaaattcatttttgtctttgcagcATACCAGGCAGGTCTTGCCATGAAGCAAGATCCATCCAATGACTGCAATGACAGCCAGAGAGAAGTACGTATAGTTATCCAGAGGCGGGGGCAGAATGAGCCAGTGCTGGGCATGGATTATCGCCAGCGTAAGATCACCATACAGAACAGTAAGTGCAGCGATGCTGAAAGTGAACCTCTCACTATGCCAAAGACCTGCAAAGTCTAAAGTAGATATGTGACCGGCTCTACTTCCCCCCATGTTATAATGTTCAACACTTAAGTGCCCAGTCTCTGGGCCTGAACACTATAATACATTTTGGCCAACATGGAGCTTACAAAGCTATTGTTGAAGACTAGTCGACTTCTAAAAAAATTCTCTCCCTTCATTCTCTTCACCATGGGCTGAATGTTCTCAGGAAGGGATGAACTTTATATCAGTAGGTATTCTGTTGGTGCCTATTATTATTCTGTGGTTCTATTCAACGCAGGTTAGCCTGCAAGGTGTGTTCGGGTCATTAGGATTCTTGTTAGAAGCACTACATTGCAATGAGGTACTGTGCACATTAACGCTTGCAGTGACTCGCCGTTCCAATGTAAAACTGGAATTAAAGTGCAAAATAAACCAAATTTTCTAgaataaaatgggaaaatgtaaaaGATCTGATAAACCTAAAATCCAGACTGTATCTCTATTAGGTTTATTTTATGACTTCCTGTACTGTTTAAAACCAGCACAGGAGGGGGCAACTCACCTGTGAGGACCAAGGCACCTAAAACTCCAATCTTTCCCTTTTCTGctgtaaataaaggtttttaatgcTTTCAGTGAGGAAAGGAGAGTCATTCTGTTGTCTTTCTCTGAGATAGACAGGAAATCAAGAGAAATCACCCAAACAGATAGTGAAAGGTCTGACAGACATGCTAATCCTTAATCTCCCCAAAACTAAAAGCTTGGCTGAAGCTAaattaaggcagaactaaacccaccatCACTCACAGTGTTCCATcaagggtgctgccatcttcctttcttcttctttctagaGAAGATCATTAGACATCCTAATTAGCagacatgggagttcattcatccctggcacacgCAAGGGAATCCAGGTTTTCCTTGACAACCAAAGGTGATGTTGCCCAATCATAGCTCAGCTTTTTAGCATTTCACTGgcgcgatcaggcaggtaaattggGTTAATTCAGAAGAGACATCGCCCGTCCCTTTTTGCAATATCCACCTGactgatttgtaattttgtaaagtaGTTcctaagttccactttaaagctgaactcctggtgAACAGctgaataaacaaatatataaacttaTAGAAGTTGTTTTATTTGCCCAAGGCTTTGCATCGCTATCCTTCCAGTCCTGTAATTAATACAGCTCTTTACAGGCACAGCCCTATATATCAGCAAAGGAGACCTGATCTTTCTCTAATGCACTTCAGTGACATTTACAGGTCATGCCCCTGCCCTAGCTGATGATTGAACGATGATAAGTAGAAGAAGCACCTCATCTCCGTCACTTTGTTTCCTTCTTTCAGTTTGCTCTTTGTAAGCTCTGCAACACAACTGATTCTCTCTGAGTTTGAATGCACAGGGACTGATACTGGATCATATTCAGGAGGTCGCTTGCATTTGAAAAAAGTGCATTTAGCTATTATTAAATACAAGATTTGATATCTGCTGTAAAACATTCCCCATATCCCTTTAAGCAGAAAATCTGATTATTccttaatatttaatattctggtcaaatctgtaaaaaatacaattatcaaaAAATAGAAGAGCAAGCTGGTAAAATATGGAAGTCACATAACTTGTCTTCCAGGTGAGCATAATGATACAACCGTACTGTCTGCAATATGGTAATGAtgttacaataatacatttttatgtatgtgtacaaaataaaataagtttctaTTTAAACTGTAAAGCTTAGAAGAGGATTCCCATTTCAGATGAGGAACTACTCCACCCAGCATGCCCTCCCATCATAGTATTGTTCTGCTTCTCCAAACCAGTGGGATGTACGTTGTCTCTGTGTGCAGAGGATTCCTCCTCTTTATCCTGGATGAGAATTGATGAGACGGGTTCACAGGCCACTGTCACATCACGCTGCACAGCGCGCTTTACATCTTAGCAGCCAGATGTAATTTAAGTGGATTTCATTGCTCCATGGATCTCAGGCTGGTTAAGTGGAACCCGATGTGTCTGCGCCTTGCACATAGAATAGGATTTGTCACTCTGGGGAGCCATGACACTTTTTTGCATAGTTGCGCACGGCTGTACAACATTATCTGGGGACATAGTGATGGATCCTGAGTATGCCGAGCCCATATAAggcacaatgggtctgatttattaaagctctccaagcctggagaagatagactatcataggagaacctgcgTAATCCTGCAAATCTGgtatagatttcttaaaaatcatttgctaatatttggcaaatgttttcagtcccgcaccagatctattccaggcttgttggatcatccaggttctacTCCAGtagggagctttgataaatcaggcccaatgttcaaGATAATTCAATGAGAACAGAGGTGTTAAACAGGGAGGCTTATTGACACTGAATCTTACagagagctccctctagtggttattCGACCAATTTCTAAATTCAATCCAGtctaaaaaaatatggaaagcaAGAATTCAAGTAGAAAAatcacataaagtaaaaaattacttCTAAGTAGAGATTGCAGTGTAACTTCCTATTCCCATCAGACTTCCCTTGTACTAATCTTTAGCTCAGATCTGATCTGATTAAAGCTAGAGACTCTTAAACAAATTTCAACAGTTACTACAGGTAAATTAAAATTGTTTCAGTCACTGTTAGGAAGGGGTTATCTGCtatttttgctacaaaaaaagacTTTACATAGCATAGAgtgctaaataataaataaataaatatataaatatatatatatatatgtatgtatgtgtatatatgtatatatatgtgtgtatattataatatatataattagtatttatagaattataaataagtatatatataattagtatttCCCAATATCTGGATTTTCTAAGCACCAGTTTACTTTAAGCATGACACATATTTTATAATAGCCATCAGTACTGACCATTATGTCATGATTCATGATGAGAATAGCGGAACTCTTCTCTCTGGGGGTGcagcatttctaaaaaaaaataaatgtgagctCTTTCAAAATCAGCAGACTGAAAATAACATCACCTGACCTTTACATCATTACCGTGCGCTATGTACAGATTCCTGCTGACATTTCCATTAGTCTCATATTCACTACTGAGACTTTCACCACTTGACCAGGGAATCTGGCAATTACACCAATGTTATTGGAACTTGTCATTAAAGAAATATGCAGGCTGTCAGTTGCTGATTTCTCTTTCTAGTGGACATTctgatttttcagttttgctggaaGGCAATAGAGCCATGTTATTTGTGCCTTCCAGAAACTGGGGCCATGGtgttttttaaaggcaaactttttttttaagccataaGAAGCCAGTGAAGAAGAGGGCCAACATGAAAGCAGAtcctctatttgtagccttcaggcctttcatttatgttttatgcaAAACATTATTTCATGACCTGACATCCAACAACATTGAGACTGCTGCCTGGTGCCGCCATCCtaaatgtgatgtcagcagactcagagctgtcaccCAAGACATGCTACAGTGATCCCTATCACTTCTCACCCTCCAACTAAAGGTGGGGGACACAATaggcatgaaaaaaagaaaatgaatgcagccaccacatctagggaTGAGTAAGCTGCACTATATTACATTCttgttctttggtttagatatatttcaagtaaaaataggTGGCCCAGTAAGCGTTCTTACACAAAGGTCCTTGGCTGACCAATGTTTGAGCTCAGTAGATGTGCTACAGACTGGGCCTGTTCTAAAATGATCAACTGGACCCATAAAGGGCGTCAGTAGGTaatccagtcttggaaagctttattaaatcaggcccaatgttcaaGATAAACCAATGAGCACAGTTGTGTGAAACATGGAAGCTTATTGACTCTGAATCATACACAGGGCTCCCTCTATTGGTTATTCTATTAATTTCTATATTCAACCCaatctaaaaaaatatggaaagcaaaaatttaaatataaaaatcacataaagtaaaaaattacttCAAACTACAGATTGCAGTGTAGTTTCTAATTCCCATCAGACTTCACTTGTACTAatctttattcaaataaataaaaaaatgaaagtaagaATGGATTTCAGTGTAACTAAAGGccttatattgtatattgttcacTTTGATAGAGGTGATGGGTGGAGATGATTCCAATTTTTTCCTATGCAGAGCAGATGCTTTCATTATTAAAGATTCTCTTTCTATTAAGGACTCGTTACCTTACCCCACCCATATTGTGACACTTACTAACAAGTAATTATTTCCAGCTCAATTACAGGTTAAGTGTTCCATTGCCATCAGCCCTGCGGGAAGTTGAACTTGTTTGGATAGACAAAGGCAATTAAGCTGACGATACCTTGCGATGATCTGGGTCAATGGGCAAATGACAAGTTAACACCTGTATATTTCTATTTCCACAAAACCTCTGCAGCGTGAAAAAATGAACTGCTGGCATCCACTAGATTGCTTGGTGTGAGCACAGCGGATGGTTTTCTTGtatagtttgcaggttctccccgtgtctgcgtgggtttgctccgggtactctggtttcctcccacatcccaaaaacatgcagttaggttaattagcttccctcccaaaactgaccttataataaagacaaatgactatgatcgagacattagattgtgagctcttttagGGGCAGCTAGTGGCATTaatatggactatgtacagcgctgtgtaatatgatggcgctgtataaaatactgtgtaatagatGGATTCTTGAATTTGTGGATCTTGCTGGTGTAGACTTATCTGGTTATATATAATTTTGgaacttttacaaatttctgatCAGGCACGGCTTTATTGTAAAAAGGGATAGGCagtggcccttctgcaataaccattcttacctgcctgatcgctctatGGAACTGTCAAAACCGCTAAGCTGTGCTGCGCTGATACCCAGCTTGCCCTGctcttgccaggactgaatgaactagGGCCTAGGTGTTACGTCACCTGGGCCTGGCCAAATTTTACTAGGTGGAAGAGAAGAACGAAGAATATCCTTCCATGTGGCCCTACTCGACATAACactggacaggtgagtatagcggggtTCAATCTCACTTGAATATAATAGGAAAATCTagaattttgagttgtcatcagaacaggaacaGAAGGGATTGCTTCAATTGAGGGCACTTGTTTCCtaaccagttttctttttctttcattgccTGCAGAAGCCGACTTGGTCATCAGCGAGGTGATGTGGTGGGATCATGGGGTTTATTATTGCACAGTGGAGGCTCAAGGTGACACGGCTGGAGACCCTGATAAGGAAGTGAAGCTGATTGTTCTACGTGAGTCATGTTCCAGCTACAATACCTAATTATCCTAATGGTGATCACCCAATAGAAAGTGAATATCTGAAAATTTCCTGGGTGTAACATTGTGCCTCTTCTTCCTGCATAGATTGGCTGACCGTGATCTTCATCGTAATGGGAGGACTTCTCCTCATCCTCTTCATCTCCATATGCTGGTGTCAGTGCTGTCCccaatgctgctgctgctacgtCCGCTGTCCATGCTGCCCTACCAAATGCTGCTGTCCAGAGGAAGGTACCGCCTTTTCTTAACATATAAACCTCTCAGTATTTTGTCAGATCTGCAAGAATAGATTCCTGGCATCTCACAATATACAACATTTGTAATATTGAAtacatttacttacttttttaaaattcataaagaTTTATGttaaatcatttaaagaaaaactccacaTTTTAGAATTTGATAGCTGTTCTGGAGTCTTTCAGTTCTATGACTTAGGTTAACATGATGCCTTTGGTCTGCTGCATGCAGAAGGAAGCCTTTACTCAGTCTCATTTTCTCCAGTGATCAGGCTGCAACATTTGTAGCAAATCTCCCCTGAgagcattttctgttttttttttcctgcagctaTTGCCCGCCATCGATACGTGAAGCAGATGCAAGGTCTTGTCCCCTGGATGATGGAGAAACCTTTCTATGCTGGTGCTGACCGAAACTCCCAGCACTCGTCTTATCAGCTCAACCCCTTACTTCAGAGAGGTAAGGACAAAGGCAGGATATAATGCATATGGACAATACTTATTCTGTGTATTGGATGGATGTCTGTATGGTTGAAACAGAACGACTGCCTGTGCCCACCCACTACACTAAACGCAGCCCTGGCACTGGGTATAGTTCTGTGCATACTCCTCACTCATCTCCTGGACATACTGGCCCCACATtgctctcctgcacatactgtctTCTGTCATAGCAAATCTTCCACACTCCTTTCCTGCCCTTACGACCTGTTTTCATACCCTCCACTCCTGTACATACTCCCtactgtcataccctccacactagACTCCTGTACACACTGTATGCTTGCACATACTATCTGCCATCATAGCAGTCCATGCACATGTCTTTCCTTctcatactgcccactgtcataccctcaaCACTCCTTTAGTGCATATACTGTTCACTGGTATACCCACTTTTGCACATATTGCCTGCCGTCATACCCTCCACAGCTACTTCTGCAGATAATGCCAGCTTTGGTACCCTCTGTGCTCGTCTCCTACACATATGGCTTGCTGTTATACCCTTCATGCCACTTTCCTGCAAAAACTGTCCACCAACATAACCCCCACACTGCTTTCtagcacatactgcccactgtttTACCCTCCTCATCCTTTCCTGCACACGTTGCCTGCTGTTGTAGCCTCTGCACTCCCTTCCAGCCTATAAAGCCTGTTGGCACACCCTGCACATTTTTTCTGCTATCCTacgctccacactcctctcctgcacatccTGCCCTCTGTCATACCCTTTGCACTCCTCTTTTCCACATACTGTCTGCTGAGATACCCTCCACATTCTTCTCCTGCACAGCCTGCCATCATATCCTCTGCACATTCTTCCTATTGCCAACCCCTTTGAACTCTACAGGTGTGTTAATGCAATGCATAATGCGAATGGGGCCTTTGGTCTAAATTTTGGGTAATGTCTAGATATATTTTAAGGTACATGCACCATCTTGCTGtcctttaatgaaaatgtaacttACATGGCCAATTTATGCTCTtcttataatatacagaatgTCCCTTTGTTGTACTTTAAACGCCCTTTATGGCTTTTCTCAAGCAGAGAACTTTTAGAGAAAATACATTGGAatctaatcatttttttattcttttgtagaTCTCTCACTTCAGGGGAGCATTCCAATGGCCAGACAGCCGAGCTACCCTCCCACCAACAACAAAGTTCTCGACTATTTGGAGAACGAGCTCAAAAACTTTAATACAGCCCAACCATTGGCATCGAGCCCTCACTACAGCGGGGCCAGCCACCACCCCAGCATGTTATCTTCCCTGAGCGAAGTTGGGGTCCGAGAAGTAGAGCGCAGGGTGATTCAGCTTCCTCCAATTGTTGAACATATTGTCAGCTCTCAGCGAAGCAGTAACTACTCCCAACATCGTAGGGCCAACTCATGGGATGCCCTGGAGAGCGATCGTGAGAGGAGGAGAAATGGACCCTTGGAGGACCCATACACTAATGAGAGAGACTGGCGAGACAGGGAGAGAAGCGACCGTCCTTATGGCTACAGAAGAGGGCAGCCAAGTGACAGCCGTGCAAGAAGAGACCTCTCCCCTCCCCGCAGATTCGACCGTGCCATTCACAGTGATGACTCTGCTTATGGTGACCCACGTGGGCATTCCAACCCAAGCTCTGAGCGGAGAAGGTCTCCAGACAGGTCGAGGAGGAGGGGCAGTCCTGATGACTCAAGGCGAAGGAGGAGTCATTCTCCACCATTCCGGCGTAACTCCTGGAGTTCAGATGACGAAAGTCAGCACGCCCGTGGCAGGAGGGAAAGACGCCCTCACTCCTACGACTGGCCAGAAGATAAACCTCCCAGCTACAAATCTCTGGACATCACTACGGGAAAGAGCAAAAACCATCGAGCGCCTGCTGGGAGACAGTCGGTGAGTTGTAGAAATTGTAATGTTGTCCTGTAATGCGTCCTAGAATAAAAGGATAGATATAGGGTGATGCCATTCTAACTGAAATTGTTACCTAATTAAAGAAAACTCTTTAATACTTTATACTCCTCAACCACCCCTGGGACATTGACTggtatggtttattttttttttcccgtaGAT is a genomic window containing:
- the ILDR1 gene encoding immunoglobulin-like domain-containing receptor 1, whose amino-acid sequence is MLFSSIVLKCDYSTSALIQDVAVTWRFKSFCKDPIFEYYSASYQAGLAMKQDPSNDCNDSQREVRIVIQRRGQNEPVLGMDYRQRKITIQNKADLVISEVMWWDHGVYYCTVEAQGDTAGDPDKEVKLIVLHWLTVIFIVMGGLLLILFISICWCQCCPQCCCCYVRCPCCPTKCCCPEEAIARHRYVKQMQGLVPWMMEKPFYAGADRNSQHSSYQLNPLLQRDLSLQGSIPMARQPSYPPTNNKVLDYLENELKNFNTAQPLASSPHYSGASHHPSMLSSLSEVGVREVERRVIQLPPIVEHIVSSQRSSNYSQHRRANSWDALESDRERRRNGPLEDPYTNERDWRDRERSDRPYGYRRGQPSDSRARRDLSPPRRFDRAIHSDDSAYGDPRGHSNPSSERRRSPDRSRRRGSPDDSRRRRSHSPPFRRNSWSSDDESQHARGRRERRPHSYDWPEDKPPSYKSLDITTGKSKNHRAPAGRQSDRASSRSGRSMMI